A window of the Mannheimia granulomatis genome harbors these coding sequences:
- a CDS encoding penicillin-binding protein 1A, with protein MRIAKIIFSTLLSLFILGGVIAGLLYMHIKSDLPDVATLKNVELQQPMQIFTLDGKLIGEVGEERRIPVKLEDVPPMLRKAILATEDARFYEHKGIDPKGIMRALWRTSQGDTQGASTITQQLAKNFFLTPERSLERKAKEAILALEIEQVLTKDEILELYLNKIYLGYRSHGVAAAAKTYFNKTLSELTLSEIAIIAGLPKAPSTMNPLYSVKRAEDRRNVVLGRMLETGDISKEEYEKAKAEPVVASYYGAALEFRADYVTEMVRQEIVKRYGENIAYNKGLKVYATVISADQKAAQDALRENLIDYDRRHGWRGAEKLWTGNSAWDEEKIIDHLSKLPKSEPFTPAAVIEVDKSKYTILLANGESDSLKRVNSSFASKGLKAGEQIWVRQNKNKEWVLGQIPEVNSALVSINSENGAIEAIVGGFSFEQSRFNRATQSLVQVGSAIKPFIYAAAMNKGLSLSTTISDSPIVIKKKGQKEWRPKNADGVYGGPLRARVALGKSKNMVAIRVLQMAGIDYVAGYLQRFGFNHSQYLATESLALGAASFTPLEMARAYAVFENGGYLIEPYIIDRIIDAQGYELYQANPVVACSGCDNPVIYPEPEYFDSVKIHDETQVNTAPVTLTKEEDLAEENAEIDPELQQTNNGEKSAPSLMAESSHHVKGLRYAPHVISSELAFLMRSALASAITGEPENGWRGTSYRMLNSIKRADVGGKTGTTNNAKATWYAGFGADISTVVYVGFDDNKRNLGKNASGSNTALPAWTSYMKVALADKPVKKDPLPKNIIEVNIDPSSGFLGNGRKEFFIKGTEPTKRYIIERAYTEKAPTTETQPLRLGLPPPGVLKGGELF; from the coding sequence ATGCGGATCGCAAAAATAATATTTAGTACTTTACTTTCGCTCTTCATTTTAGGTGGGGTAATCGCTGGTTTGTTGTATATGCACATCAAATCAGATTTGCCGGATGTGGCAACGTTAAAGAATGTTGAGCTACAACAGCCTATGCAGATTTTTACTTTAGATGGTAAATTGATAGGTGAGGTAGGTGAAGAGCGTCGTATTCCTGTGAAATTGGAGGATGTTCCGCCAATGTTGCGTAAAGCCATTCTTGCAACAGAGGATGCTCGTTTTTATGAGCATAAGGGGATCGATCCTAAAGGCATTATGCGTGCATTATGGCGTACCAGCCAAGGGGATACCCAAGGTGCAAGTACTATTACTCAGCAATTAGCAAAAAACTTTTTTCTTACGCCTGAAAGAAGCTTAGAACGTAAAGCTAAAGAGGCGATTTTAGCCCTTGAAATTGAACAGGTTTTAACCAAGGATGAAATTTTAGAACTTTACCTTAATAAAATTTATTTAGGCTATCGTTCTCACGGTGTAGCAGCGGCAGCTAAAACTTATTTTAATAAAACGCTAAGTGAGCTTACGCTATCTGAAATTGCAATTATCGCCGGTTTACCGAAAGCGCCTTCTACCATGAATCCGCTTTATTCGGTTAAACGAGCAGAAGATCGTCGCAATGTGGTATTGGGACGAATGTTAGAGACCGGGGATATATCTAAAGAAGAATATGAAAAAGCAAAAGCTGAACCTGTGGTAGCAAGCTATTACGGAGCAGCTTTAGAGTTTAGAGCTGACTATGTAACGGAAATGGTACGCCAAGAGATTGTTAAGCGCTATGGCGAGAATATCGCATATAACAAAGGCTTGAAAGTGTATGCGACAGTCATTTCTGCAGACCAGAAAGCAGCACAAGATGCTTTGCGTGAGAATTTAATTGATTATGATCGCCGTCACGGTTGGAGAGGGGCTGAAAAATTATGGACAGGTAACTCAGCTTGGGACGAAGAGAAGATTATCGATCACCTAAGTAAATTGCCAAAATCAGAACCCTTTACTCCGGCTGCAGTGATTGAAGTTGATAAATCAAAATATACAATTTTGCTGGCTAATGGTGAAAGCGATAGTTTGAAGCGTGTAAATTCTTCATTTGCAAGTAAAGGATTGAAAGCAGGTGAGCAAATTTGGGTACGCCAAAATAAAAATAAAGAGTGGGTGCTGGGACAGATTCCGGAAGTTAATTCTGCATTAGTTTCAATTAATAGCGAAAATGGTGCAATTGAAGCGATTGTTGGTGGATTTAGTTTTGAGCAAAGCCGTTTTAACCGTGCAACTCAATCTTTAGTGCAAGTTGGTTCAGCAATTAAACCATTTATTTATGCAGCTGCAATGAATAAAGGTTTAAGCTTATCCACCACAATTAGTGATTCTCCTATTGTCATTAAAAAGAAAGGCCAGAAAGAGTGGCGACCTAAAAATGCTGATGGTGTTTATGGTGGACCATTACGGGCAAGGGTGGCATTAGGAAAATCAAAAAATATGGTAGCGATTCGTGTATTGCAAATGGCGGGTATTGATTATGTTGCCGGCTATTTACAACGTTTTGGCTTTAATCATAGTCAATATCTGGCAACGGAGTCTTTAGCGCTAGGGGCTGCTTCTTTTACTCCGCTTGAAATGGCTCGTGCCTATGCTGTTTTTGAGAATGGCGGTTATTTAATTGAACCATATATTATTGACAGAATTATTGATGCTCAAGGTTATGAGTTATATCAAGCAAATCCTGTAGTGGCATGCTCTGGCTGTGATAACCCTGTTATTTATCCTGAGCCGGAGTATTTTGACTCGGTTAAAATTCATGATGAAACACAGGTAAATACCGCACCGGTAACCTTAACCAAAGAAGAAGACTTAGCTGAGGAGAATGCTGAGATTGATCCGGAATTACAGCAAACGAATAATGGTGAAAAGAGCGCTCCAAGTTTAATGGCTGAGTCATCTCACCATGTTAAAGGACTTCGTTATGCGCCACATGTTATTAGCAGTGAACTGGCCTTTTTAATGCGTAGTGCTTTAGCAAGTGCAATTACTGGTGAGCCGGAAAATGGCTGGCGAGGCACAAGCTACCGTATGCTAAATTCGATTAAGCGCGCTGATGTGGGGGGGAAAACAGGAACCACCAATAATGCTAAAGCTACTTGGTATGCCGGTTTTGGTGCAGATATTTCAACAGTGGTGTATGTTGGTTTTGATGATAATAAAAGAAATTTAGGTAAAAATGCTTCGGGTTCTAATACTGCTTTGCCGGCCTGGACAAGTTACATGAAAGTGGCTTTGGCTGATAAACCGGTTAAAAAAGATCCTTTACCGAAAAATATTATTGAGGTAAATATTGATCCTAGTAGTGGTTTTTTAGGCAATGGACGTAAAGAATTTTTTATTAAAGGAACCGAGCCAACGAAAAGATATATTATCGAGAGGGCTTATACGGAAAAAGCACCTACTACGGAAACGCAACCATTGCGTTTGGGCTTACCGCCTCCGGGTGTATTGAAAGGTGGTGAGTTATTTTAG
- a CDS encoding competence protein ComA, whose product MKLLQKVPKYCLQPYVLGLSEDEHYYCLVKKETEKFTVFWQKKPFDLAYFIQMNTSEKLNQHREKLNLIRPVSHTYIWRKTVFLPKTLNAIQLHQHIIQILKNEQPLAIETLNFDYQQFSLSNNNLNKIVIYALRKSYADNLTQIPCVLDCELHCYIRAISYFKNLTDKTEFPPFCFQQKTVQFTEADIRFLPIAPENSIRIEDIEISESEINSIQNKHLYLLAVGASLWNGKVLI is encoded by the coding sequence ATGAAATTACTACAGAAAGTCCCAAAATACTGCTTGCAACCCTATGTTTTAGGGCTAAGTGAAGATGAGCATTACTATTGCTTAGTCAAAAAAGAAACCGAAAAATTCACTGTTTTCTGGCAAAAAAAGCCCTTTGACTTAGCTTACTTTATTCAAATGAATACAAGCGAAAAACTCAATCAACACAGAGAAAAATTGAACCTAATCCGCCCTGTTTCGCACACCTATATTTGGCGAAAAACTGTTTTTCTGCCAAAAACTTTAAATGCAATTCAATTACACCAGCACATTATTCAAATTTTGAAAAATGAGCAACCACTTGCTATTGAAACATTAAATTTTGATTATCAACAATTCTCACTCAGTAATAACAATCTTAATAAAATTGTTATCTATGCATTACGTAAAAGCTATGCAGATAATCTCACTCAAATACCTTGCGTATTAGATTGTGAACTACATTGTTATATCAGAGCAATTTCTTACTTTAAAAATCTAACAGACAAAACTGAATTTCCACCGTTTTGTTTCCAACAAAAAACCGTGCAATTCACTGAAGCCGATATCCGCTTTCTCCCAATAGCACCGGAGAACAGTATCAGAATCGAAGATATTGAAATTTCAGAATCGGAAATAAATAGCATACAAAACAAGCATCTCTATCTGCTGGCTGTAGGAGCAAGTTTATGGAATGGCAAGGTATTGATTTAG
- the pilQ gene encoding type IV pilus secretin PilQ has protein sequence MSKILSLLLLTPSLVLANTLSISLKNAPTPAILTYLAEETDKNIVLEDNIDTKTTLRLDNKSIDEILKTISKINKLSLKQENDIAYINKQENKLESMPPIAHLQNNGQIHPLAPPKLITKTIKLYYAKASEIIDSLTKGSGTFLSENGYIHFDERSNSLIIKDSEKSLRNIEKLVKKLDHPTEQIAIEARIVTISSEHLQELGVRWGMFSSSPEHYKFGGKLEGNGLNNMANNLNVNFPVANGASAVLQIASINSRVLDLELSALEQENSVEIIASPRLLTTNKKAASIKQGTEIPYVMYNTKSEATDVEFKEAVLGLEVTPHLSTQNQILLDLVVTQNSPNSQSGSSGLITIDKQELNTQVFAKHGETIVLGGIFQHLTQKGEDKVPILGSIPFIKRLFSQTRDKISKRELVIFVTPYILQSSEKISTISKLK, from the coding sequence ATGTCTAAAATTCTCTCATTATTATTGCTTACCCCTTCTCTTGTCTTAGCAAATACATTATCTATTTCATTAAAAAATGCCCCAACACCTGCAATATTGACTTATTTAGCAGAAGAAACCGATAAAAATATTGTATTGGAAGATAATATAGACACTAAAACCACCTTACGTTTAGACAATAAATCTATTGATGAAATATTAAAAACAATAAGTAAAATCAATAAGTTATCATTAAAGCAAGAAAACGACATTGCTTATATTAATAAACAAGAAAATAAGTTAGAAAGTATGCCACCAATCGCTCATTTGCAAAATAATGGGCAAATTCACCCGCTTGCTCCCCCAAAACTTATCACGAAAACGATCAAACTCTATTATGCTAAAGCTTCTGAAATCATAGACTCTTTAACTAAAGGCAGTGGTACATTTCTATCGGAAAACGGCTATATTCATTTTGACGAAAGAAGTAATAGTTTGATTATTAAAGACAGCGAAAAGTCGTTACGAAATATAGAAAAATTAGTAAAAAAACTCGATCATCCAACTGAGCAAATTGCTATAGAGGCCAGAATTGTAACGATTAGCAGCGAGCATCTACAAGAGCTTGGTGTACGCTGGGGTATGTTTTCCTCAAGTCCGGAGCATTATAAATTTGGCGGAAAGCTGGAAGGCAATGGTTTGAACAATATGGCTAACAATTTAAATGTCAATTTCCCAGTAGCAAATGGTGCTTCTGCAGTATTACAAATTGCCTCCATTAATAGCCGTGTACTAGATTTGGAGCTTTCTGCACTTGAGCAAGAAAACAGTGTAGAAATTATTGCAAGCCCACGCCTACTCACTACCAATAAAAAAGCCGCCAGCATTAAGCAAGGTACGGAAATCCCTTATGTAATGTATAACACAAAATCAGAAGCAACTGATGTTGAATTTAAAGAAGCCGTATTAGGACTGGAAGTTACCCCTCACCTTTCCACACAAAATCAGATTTTACTGGATCTGGTTGTAACTCAAAATTCTCCTAATTCGCAATCCGGTAGCAGTGGTTTAATTACCATAGATAAACAAGAATTGAATACACAAGTCTTTGCCAAACACGGAGAAACCATTGTTTTAGGTGGTATTTTCCAACATTTAACCCAAAAAGGAGAAGATAAAGTACCAATTTTAGGCTCAATTCCCTTTATTAAGCGGCTGTTTAGTCAAACACGAGATAAAATCAGTAAACGTGAATTAGTCATTTTCGTTACCCCTTATATTTTACAATCTAGTGAGAAAATCAGTACCATCTCAAAATTAAAATAG
- the nusB gene encoding transcription antitermination factor NusB yields the protein MKVSPRRRARECAVQAIYSWYISHNTVEEVELAFVTDQDMNGVDMPYFRKLFRGVVNNVEAIDEALRPYLDRNEADIDPIERSILRLSGYELKFEHDVPFRVVINEGIEVAKVFGSDDSHKYINGILDKLAPALGKK from the coding sequence ATGAAAGTTTCTCCCCGTCGCCGTGCAAGAGAATGTGCAGTGCAAGCGATTTATTCTTGGTACATTTCTCACAATACAGTTGAAGAGGTCGAATTAGCCTTTGTTACCGATCAAGATATGAATGGCGTTGATATGCCTTACTTCCGTAAGCTTTTCCGTGGTGTAGTTAATAATGTTGAAGCCATTGATGAAGCATTACGTCCTTATTTAGATCGTAATGAAGCCGATATCGACCCGATTGAACGTTCTATTTTGCGTTTATCTGGCTATGAATTAAAATTTGAGCATGATGTACCTTTCCGTGTAGTCATTAATGAAGGTATTGAGGTTGCAAAAGTATTTGGTTCCGATGATAGCCACAAATACATTAACGGTATTTTAGACAAATTAGCCCCAGCATTAGGTAAGAAATAG
- the thiL gene encoding thiamine-phosphate kinase, with the protein MGEFDIIERYFNASQRPPRKDVLLSIGDDCAVTSLKPNQQLAITTDTLVCGTHFLPTISPADLAYKSVASNLSDLAAMGAEPAWFSLALTLPEINHEWLAEFSTHFFEILDHYNVDLIGGDTTQGHLSLTITAQGIVPQDRGLFRHNAKVGDWIYVSGTLGDSAGGLQLLLNQTEETPTWSAEESYLIQRHLRPVPRVLLGLTIAPIANAAIDISDGLLSDLSHILKRSECGAVVNLEDLPLSEELLKCYSRSEAEHFALTGGEDYELCFTVPNDNKQKLEKELTNIGVNYTCIGQIRSAKEGLTLLRHNEPYSLPSYIGYDHFKK; encoded by the coding sequence ATGGGTGAATTTGATATTATTGAACGCTACTTTAATGCCTCTCAACGTCCACCTCGCAAAGATGTATTACTTTCTATCGGTGATGACTGTGCAGTAACCTCCCTTAAGCCTAACCAACAGCTTGCGATTACAACAGATACGCTTGTCTGTGGCACACATTTTTTGCCGACTATTTCACCAGCTGATCTCGCTTATAAGAGTGTCGCAAGCAATTTAAGTGACCTTGCTGCAATGGGGGCTGAACCGGCATGGTTCTCTTTAGCACTCACATTGCCGGAAATTAATCACGAATGGCTGGCGGAATTTAGCACACATTTCTTTGAGATTCTGGACCATTATAACGTCGATTTAATTGGAGGAGATACCACACAAGGACATCTCTCACTCACTATTACAGCTCAAGGGATTGTGCCACAAGATAGAGGCCTATTTCGCCATAATGCAAAAGTAGGTGATTGGATCTATGTCTCAGGCACACTAGGAGATAGCGCAGGCGGCTTGCAATTACTCCTTAATCAGACCGAAGAAACACCGACTTGGAGTGCTGAGGAAAGCTACTTAATCCAACGCCATTTACGCCCAGTACCACGCGTGTTACTTGGCTTAACTATTGCCCCTATCGCAAATGCCGCCATTGATATTTCAGATGGTCTTTTATCTGATTTAAGCCATATTCTCAAACGCAGCGAATGTGGTGCGGTAGTAAATCTGGAAGATCTCCCACTTTCAGAAGAATTACTCAAGTGTTACTCTCGTTCAGAGGCGGAGCATTTTGCATTAACTGGTGGGGAAGATTACGAACTTTGCTTTACCGTACCCAATGACAATAAACAAAAATTAGAAAAAGAATTAACGAATATCGGGGTAAATTATACTTGCATAGGGCAAATTCGTTCTGCAAAAGAAGGGTTAACTTTATTACGTCATAATGAGCCTTACTCGCTACCTAGCTATATCGGCTATGATCACTTCAAAAAATAA
- a CDS encoding phosphatidylglycerophosphatase A, with protein MKPINLKNPIHFFAFGFGSGLLKPAPGTWGTVAGLIVAIILWYLTKSPLFFVLLTLISFIFGCYICTQTSQDLGIHDDGRIVWDEIVAIFLMFSCLPEYNLLGYFFTFISFRFFDIVKPYPIRYFDEKLESGLGIMFDDILAAIYALISLHILYCFI; from the coding sequence ATGAAACCTATCAATCTTAAAAATCCAATCCATTTTTTTGCATTCGGATTTGGCTCAGGCTTATTAAAACCCGCCCCCGGCACTTGGGGGACGGTTGCAGGCTTAATTGTAGCAATTATATTATGGTACCTAACCAAATCTCCGCTATTTTTTGTTCTACTGACTCTTATCTCATTTATTTTTGGGTGCTATATTTGCACTCAAACCAGCCAAGATCTAGGTATCCATGATGACGGTAGAATTGTTTGGGACGAAATTGTCGCCATTTTTCTAATGTTTAGCTGCCTACCGGAATATAACTTGCTCGGTTACTTTTTTACCTTCATTAGTTTTCGATTTTTCGATATTGTAAAGCCTTACCCTATCCGCTATTTTGATGAAAAACTCGAAAGCGGCTTAGGTATTATGTTTGACGATATTCTCGCGGCTATTTACGCCCTCATTTCACTGCATATTTTGTACTGTTTTATTTAA
- a CDS encoding LysE family transporter — MLTILFIHLTGLVSPGPDFFYVVRQSASHSIKSGILAATGISLGIVFWAGFAILGLAWLSNSIGILFQYCIMVLGGCYLTYIGLKMVRVRENITFVEDKSNLTPLNSCTEIKKGLLINIFNAKAGVYFTSVVSAYLGKFSQTSQMFELLFLFVFTTFLYFALIALLFSRKPIRQVYAKYSRYIDNVSGIIFILFGLMLIYEGITHLIH, encoded by the coding sequence ATGCTTACTATTTTATTTATCCATCTCACAGGGCTTGTCAGCCCCGGTCCCGATTTTTTCTATGTAGTCAGGCAGTCCGCCAGCCATTCGATTAAAAGCGGTATTTTAGCCGCAACCGGTATCTCGTTAGGTATTGTTTTTTGGGCAGGATTCGCTATTTTGGGCTTAGCATGGTTAAGTAACAGCATTGGCATCCTCTTTCAATACTGTATTATGGTATTAGGAGGCTGTTATCTTACCTATATCGGCTTAAAAATGGTACGAGTGCGGGAAAATATCACCTTCGTTGAAGATAAATCTAACCTCACACCGTTAAACAGTTGCACAGAAATTAAAAAAGGTTTACTAATCAATATTTTTAATGCCAAAGCCGGTGTTTATTTCACCAGTGTAGTATCTGCTTATTTAGGTAAATTTAGCCAAACCTCACAAATGTTTGAGTTGCTGTTTTTATTTGTTTTCACTACTTTTCTCTATTTTGCACTTATCGCCCTACTATTTTCACGCAAGCCGATAAGACAAGTTTACGCCAAATACAGCCGCTATATTGATAATGTGTCAGGTATCATCTTTATTTTATTTGGTTTAATGCTGATTTATGAAGGTATTACCCACCTAATACATTAG
- the ruvA gene encoding Holliday junction branch migration protein RuvA — protein MIGRLHGNIIEKQPPEILLDVQGVGYELLLPMTSFYSLPAVGEETSLFTHLVVREDAHLLFGFAQKQDRTLFRELIKTNGVGPKLALAILSAMSVSQFATAIENEELAKLTKIPGIGRKTAERLLVELKGKFKGMAQTDFFVETSHDQIVATHVPDPANEALDALIALGYKPADAEKMIKKVNKAGASSEQLIREALKNSL, from the coding sequence ATGATCGGACGATTACACGGCAACATTATTGAAAAACAACCACCGGAAATCTTACTTGACGTACAAGGGGTTGGCTATGAATTATTACTCCCCATGACAAGCTTTTACAGCTTACCAGCAGTTGGTGAGGAAACCAGCCTGTTCACTCATTTAGTAGTACGTGAAGATGCTCACTTATTATTTGGCTTTGCTCAAAAACAAGACCGAACCTTATTCCGTGAGCTGATTAAAACTAACGGTGTTGGCCCTAAACTCGCACTTGCTATTCTCTCTGCAATGTCTGTTTCTCAATTTGCCACCGCCATTGAAAATGAAGAACTGGCGAAACTCACTAAAATTCCGGGTATTGGACGAAAAACAGCTGAACGCTTATTAGTTGAATTAAAAGGCAAATTCAAAGGCATGGCACAAACAGATTTCTTTGTGGAAACATCTCACGATCAAATTGTTGCAACGCATGTACCCGATCCGGCAAATGAGGCCCTTGATGCCTTAATTGCTTTAGGTTACAAACCGGCTGACGCAGAAAAAATGATTAAGAAAGTAAACAAAGCCGGCGCAAGTAGCGAGCAGTTAATTCGTGAAGCGTTAAAAAATTCGTTATAA
- the ruvB gene encoding Holliday junction branch migration DNA helicase RuvB: MIEADRIISASPKREEEVIDRAIRPKLLTDYVGQPSVRDQMEIFIKAAKLREEALDHLLIFGPPGLGKTTLANIVANEMGVNIRTTSGPVLEKAGDLAAMLTNLEPYDVLFIDEIHRLSPAIEEVLYPAMEDYQLDIMIGEGPAARSIKLDLPPFTLIGATTRAGSLTSPLRDRFGIVQRLEFYSVDDLTSIVKRSADCLNLNLSPDGAYEVARRSRGTPRIANRLLRRVRDYADVRNNGIITSEIAKQALTMLDVDSEGFDFMDIKLLQAIVERFDGGPVGVDNLAAAIGEERDTIEDVLEPYLIQQGFLQRTPRGRIATNRTYAHLGITKID; encoded by the coding sequence ATGATTGAAGCAGATAGAATCATTAGTGCCTCACCGAAGCGTGAGGAAGAAGTAATAGACAGAGCCATCCGCCCAAAATTACTCACTGACTATGTCGGCCAGCCTTCAGTACGTGATCAAATGGAAATCTTTATTAAAGCCGCAAAACTGCGAGAAGAAGCCCTCGATCATCTTTTGATTTTCGGCCCACCGGGTTTAGGTAAAACCACCCTTGCTAATATTGTTGCCAATGAAATGGGGGTGAATATCCGCACTACTTCTGGACCTGTGTTGGAAAAAGCAGGTGATCTAGCAGCAATGCTGACAAATCTGGAACCTTACGATGTGCTGTTTATTGATGAGATCCATCGTCTTTCGCCGGCAATTGAAGAAGTGCTTTATCCGGCAATGGAAGATTATCAACTTGATATTATGATAGGCGAAGGTCCGGCTGCACGTTCTATCAAGCTAGATTTACCGCCTTTTACCCTCATTGGAGCAACTACTCGCGCCGGTTCTCTTACCTCTCCGTTACGGGATCGTTTCGGCATTGTACAGAGGTTAGAATTCTACTCGGTGGACGATCTGACTTCTATCGTTAAACGCAGTGCCGACTGCTTGAATTTAAATTTATCACCAGACGGAGCTTATGAGGTCGCTCGTCGCTCTCGTGGCACGCCCCGCATTGCCAACCGCCTGCTTCGCCGAGTGCGAGACTATGCCGATGTTCGCAATAACGGAATCATTACTTCAGAGATTGCCAAACAAGCACTTACCATGCTAGATGTTGATTCTGAAGGCTTTGACTTTATGGATATCAAACTGTTACAAGCTATTGTCGAACGCTTTGACGGTGGTCCGGTGGGGGTGGATAACCTTGCTGCAGCCATTGGTGAAGAACGAGATACCATTGAAGATGTGCTGGAACCTTATCTGATTCAACAAGGCTTTCTGCAACGCACTCCAAGAGGGCGAATTGCCACCAACCGTACCTATGCTCATTTAGGCATTACCAAAATTGACTAA
- a CDS encoding MBL fold metallo-hydrolase codes for MIFSLFKWLVYIAITLAILGFSVVTFHPVFGGKPDAESLAKIKTSRNYGDRGFVNLEETFIQTGNEPISWKDWLWHKITPPKERYPAKPLPTVPLALGQFKNGSMAWLGHSSVLFQTDGKFFLTDPLFYSASPVSFMVRPFAMEHPPQIEDMPRLDVVLISHDHYDHLDYQAIRQLDSKTKQFIVPLGVKGHLQRWGIASDKITELDWDESADVGDVKVTLVPARHFSGRSITDQNSTLWGGFVVKSPDLSLYFSADSGYGKHYRERIAGYGPFDFVMIENGAYNSKWDQIHEFPEQAVQALLDVKSTKAMPIHWAKFNLSEHHWADPIERFLAAVSQHNIDVATPKIGEIFNIFEPLPKEKWWEAVK; via the coding sequence ATGATTTTTTCATTATTTAAATGGCTGGTTTACATTGCTATCACATTAGCTATTTTGGGCTTTTCTGTGGTAACTTTTCACCCCGTTTTCGGTGGTAAACCTGATGCGGAAAGCTTAGCAAAAATAAAGACTTCGCGTAATTATGGTGATAGGGGTTTTGTCAATTTGGAGGAAACCTTCATTCAGACAGGAAATGAACCTATTTCTTGGAAAGATTGGCTGTGGCATAAAATTACTCCGCCTAAAGAGCGATACCCCGCTAAACCTCTACCAACTGTGCCGCTAGCCCTTGGGCAGTTTAAAAACGGCAGTATGGCGTGGTTGGGGCATTCGAGTGTGTTATTCCAAACTGACGGTAAGTTTTTCCTGACCGATCCGCTGTTTTATTCCGCTTCACCTGTGTCTTTTATGGTGAGGCCCTTTGCTATGGAACATCCACCGCAGATTGAAGATATGCCGAGACTTGATGTAGTGCTGATTTCACACGACCATTACGATCATTTAGATTATCAAGCCATTAGACAGCTAGATAGCAAAACTAAGCAATTTATTGTGCCGCTTGGAGTAAAAGGACATTTACAACGTTGGGGAATAGCAAGCGATAAAATTACCGAGCTGGATTGGGATGAATCGGCTGATGTGGGAGATGTGAAGGTAACCTTAGTACCGGCTCGCCATTTCAGCGGTCGTTCCATTACGGATCAAAATTCAACTTTATGGGGCGGATTTGTAGTTAAATCTCCGGATTTATCACTTTATTTTAGCGCCGATAGTGGATACGGCAAACATTATCGCGAACGCATTGCGGGTTATGGCCCCTTTGATTTTGTGATGATTGAAAATGGGGCTTATAATTCGAAATGGGATCAGATTCACGAATTTCCCGAACAAGCTGTTCAAGCCTTGCTTGATGTGAAAAGTACCAAAGCTATGCCAATTCATTGGGCGAAATTTAATTTGTCCGAACACCATTGGGCGGATCCTATTGAGCGTTTTCTAGCAGCAGTTAGTCAGCACAATATTGATGTAGCTACCCCTAAAATCGGTGAAATATTTAATATTTTCGAGCCGTTACCAAAAGAAAAGTGGTGGGAAGCGGTAAAATAA